A genome region from Rattus norvegicus strain BN/NHsdMcwi chromosome 17, GRCr8, whole genome shotgun sequence includes the following:
- the Rnf44 gene encoding RING finger protein 44 isoform X1, which translates to MRPWALAVTKWPPSAPVGHCRVSTRPSSSPGQLWGSLGHEGPLASPPAQNERLPSQQLLPRPPHLSVEEHRASEAPAGRSPRMLHPATQQSPFMVDLHDQVHQGPVPLSYTVTTVTTQGFPLPASQHIPGCSAQQLPACSVMFSGQHYPLCCLPPPQLIQACTMQQLPVPYHTYPHLISSDHYILHPPPPAPPPQPTHMAPLGQFVSLQTQHPRMPLQRLDNEMDLRGDQHPLGSFTYSTSATGPTLSPSVPLHYLPHDPLHQELSFGVPYSHMMPRRLSTQRYRLQQPLPPPPPPPPPSYYPSFLPYFLSMLPMSPTTVGPTISLDLDVDDVEMENYEALLNLAERLGDAKPRGLTKADIEQLPSYRFNPDSHQSEQTLCVVCFSDFEVRQLLRVLPCNHEFHAKCVDKWLKANRTCPICRADASEVPREAE; encoded by the exons ATGAGGCCATGGGCTCTGGCAGTGACTAAGTGGCCGCCCTCTGCCCCCGTGGGTCACTGTCGAGTCTCTACGAGACCTAGCAGCAGCCCAGGCCAGCTCTGGGGAAG CCTTGGCCACGAGGGCCCCCTGGCCAGCCCACCTGCCCAGAATGAGCGCTTACCCTCCCAGCAGCTGCTGCCCCGACCGCCACACCTCTCTGTAGAGGAGCACCGAGCTTCAGAAGCTCCTGCCGGCAGGAGCCCCCGAATGCTGCACCCAGCCACCCAGCAGAGCCCGTTCATGGTTGATCTCCACGACCAG GTGCACCAGGGACCTGTCCCTCTGTCCTACACAGTCACCACAGTGACAACCCAAGGCTTCCCTTTGCCTGCAAGCCAACATATCCCTGGCTGCAGTGCCCAGCAGCTCCCAGCATGCTCCGTGATGTTCAGTGGGCAGCACTACCCCCTCTGCTGCCTCCCGCCTCCG cagCTGATCCAGGCGTGCACCATGCAGCAGCTCCCCGTGCCCTACCACACCTACCCCCACCTCATCTCCAGTGACCACTACATCCTTCACCCCCCACCACCGGCCCCGCCGCCCCAACCTACCCACATGGCCCCGCTTGGGCAGTTTGTATCCCTGCAGACCCAGCACCCACGTATG CCCCTGCAGCGGCTGGACAATGAGATGGACCTTCGAGGAGATCAGCACCCCTTGGGTAGCTTTACTTACTCCACCTCTGCCACTGGCCCCACCTTGTCGCCTTCAGTGCCCCTTCACTACCTACCCCATGATCCACTGCACCAGGAGCTGTCCTTTGGTGTT CCATATTCCCACATGATGCCACGAAGACTGAGCACACAAAGATACCGCCTGCAACAGCCGCTGCCACCACCCCCACCGCCGCCTCCACCATCGTATTACCCAAGCTTCCTCCCCTACTTCCT TTCAATGCTGCCAATGTCACCAACCACCGTGGGCCCTACCATCAGCCTGGACCTGGATGTGGATGACGTGGAGATGGAGAACTATGAG GCTCTCCTGAACCTGGCTGAGAGGCTAGGAGATGCCAAGCCCCGAGGCCTCACCAAAGCAGACATAGAGCAGCTGCCGTCATACCGCTTTAACCCTGACAGTCACCAGTCTGAGCAGACGCT GTGTGTGGTCTGCTTCAGTGACTTCGAGGTGCGGCAGCTGCTCCGAGTTCTCCCCTGCAACCACGAGTTCCATGCCAAGTGTGTTGACAAGTGGTTGAAG GCCAACCGGACCTGTCCCATTTGCCGGGCGGATGCCTCCGAGGTGCCCAGGGAGGCCGAGTGA
- the Rnf44 gene encoding RING finger protein 44 isoform X2: MRPWALAVTKWPPSAPVGHCRVSTRPSSSPGQLWGSLGHEGPLASPPAQNERLPSQQLLPRPPHLSVEEHRASEAPAGRSPRMLHPATQQSPFMVDLHDQVHQGPVPLSYTVTTVTTQGFPLPASQHIPGCSAQQLPACSVMFSGQHYPLCCLPPPLIQACTMQQLPVPYHTYPHLISSDHYILHPPPPAPPPQPTHMAPLGQFVSLQTQHPRMPLQRLDNEMDLRGDQHPLGSFTYSTSATGPTLSPSVPLHYLPHDPLHQELSFGVPYSHMMPRRLSTQRYRLQQPLPPPPPPPPPSYYPSFLPYFLSMLPMSPTTVGPTISLDLDVDDVEMENYEALLNLAERLGDAKPRGLTKADIEQLPSYRFNPDSHQSEQTLCVVCFSDFEVRQLLRVLPCNHEFHAKCVDKWLKANRTCPICRADASEVPREAE, encoded by the exons ATGAGGCCATGGGCTCTGGCAGTGACTAAGTGGCCGCCCTCTGCCCCCGTGGGTCACTGTCGAGTCTCTACGAGACCTAGCAGCAGCCCAGGCCAGCTCTGGGGAAG CCTTGGCCACGAGGGCCCCCTGGCCAGCCCACCTGCCCAGAATGAGCGCTTACCCTCCCAGCAGCTGCTGCCCCGACCGCCACACCTCTCTGTAGAGGAGCACCGAGCTTCAGAAGCTCCTGCCGGCAGGAGCCCCCGAATGCTGCACCCAGCCACCCAGCAGAGCCCGTTCATGGTTGATCTCCACGACCAG GTGCACCAGGGACCTGTCCCTCTGTCCTACACAGTCACCACAGTGACAACCCAAGGCTTCCCTTTGCCTGCAAGCCAACATATCCCTGGCTGCAGTGCCCAGCAGCTCCCAGCATGCTCCGTGATGTTCAGTGGGCAGCACTACCCCCTCTGCTGCCTCCCGCCTCCG CTGATCCAGGCGTGCACCATGCAGCAGCTCCCCGTGCCCTACCACACCTACCCCCACCTCATCTCCAGTGACCACTACATCCTTCACCCCCCACCACCGGCCCCGCCGCCCCAACCTACCCACATGGCCCCGCTTGGGCAGTTTGTATCCCTGCAGACCCAGCACCCACGTATG CCCCTGCAGCGGCTGGACAATGAGATGGACCTTCGAGGAGATCAGCACCCCTTGGGTAGCTTTACTTACTCCACCTCTGCCACTGGCCCCACCTTGTCGCCTTCAGTGCCCCTTCACTACCTACCCCATGATCCACTGCACCAGGAGCTGTCCTTTGGTGTT CCATATTCCCACATGATGCCACGAAGACTGAGCACACAAAGATACCGCCTGCAACAGCCGCTGCCACCACCCCCACCGCCGCCTCCACCATCGTATTACCCAAGCTTCCTCCCCTACTTCCT TTCAATGCTGCCAATGTCACCAACCACCGTGGGCCCTACCATCAGCCTGGACCTGGATGTGGATGACGTGGAGATGGAGAACTATGAG GCTCTCCTGAACCTGGCTGAGAGGCTAGGAGATGCCAAGCCCCGAGGCCTCACCAAAGCAGACATAGAGCAGCTGCCGTCATACCGCTTTAACCCTGACAGTCACCAGTCTGAGCAGACGCT GTGTGTGGTCTGCTTCAGTGACTTCGAGGTGCGGCAGCTGCTCCGAGTTCTCCCCTGCAACCACGAGTTCCATGCCAAGTGTGTTGACAAGTGGTTGAAG GCCAACCGGACCTGTCCCATTTGCCGGGCGGATGCCTCCGAGGTGCCCAGGGAGGCCGAGTGA
- the Rnf44 gene encoding RING finger protein 44 — MLHPATQQSPFMVDLHDQVHQGPVPLSYTVTTVTTQGFPLPASQHIPGCSAQQLPACSVMFSGQHYPLCCLPPPLIQACTMQQLPVPYHTYPHLISSDHYILHPPPPAPPPQPTHMAPLGQFVSLQTQHPRMPLQRLDNEMDLRGDQHPLGSFTYSTSATGPTLSPSVPLHYLPHDPLHQELSFGVPYSHMMPRRLSTQRYRLQQPLPPPPPPPPPSYYPSFLPYFLSMLPMSPTTVGPTISLDLDVDDVEMENYEALLNLAERLGDAKPRGLTKADIEQLPSYRFNPDSHQSEQTLCVVCFSDFEVRQLLRVLPCNHEFHAKCVDKWLKANRTCPICRADASEVPREAE, encoded by the exons ATGCTGCACCCAGCCACCCAGCAGAGCCCGTTCATGGTTGATCTCCACGACCAG GTGCACCAGGGACCTGTCCCTCTGTCCTACACAGTCACCACAGTGACAACCCAAGGCTTCCCTTTGCCTGCAAGCCAACATATCCCTGGCTGCAGTGCCCAGCAGCTCCCAGCATGCTCCGTGATGTTCAGTGGGCAGCACTACCCCCTCTGCTGCCTCCCGCCTCCG CTGATCCAGGCGTGCACCATGCAGCAGCTCCCCGTGCCCTACCACACCTACCCCCACCTCATCTCCAGTGACCACTACATCCTTCACCCCCCACCACCGGCCCCGCCGCCCCAACCTACCCACATGGCCCCGCTTGGGCAGTTTGTATCCCTGCAGACCCAGCACCCACGTATG CCCCTGCAGCGGCTGGACAATGAGATGGACCTTCGAGGAGATCAGCACCCCTTGGGTAGCTTTACTTACTCCACCTCTGCCACTGGCCCCACCTTGTCGCCTTCAGTGCCCCTTCACTACCTACCCCATGATCCACTGCACCAGGAGCTGTCCTTTGGTGTT CCATATTCCCACATGATGCCACGAAGACTGAGCACACAAAGATACCGCCTGCAACAGCCGCTGCCACCACCCCCACCGCCGCCTCCACCATCGTATTACCCAAGCTTCCTCCCCTACTTCCT TTCAATGCTGCCAATGTCACCAACCACCGTGGGCCCTACCATCAGCCTGGACCTGGATGTGGATGACGTGGAGATGGAGAACTATGAG GCTCTCCTGAACCTGGCTGAGAGGCTAGGAGATGCCAAGCCCCGAGGCCTCACCAAAGCAGACATAGAGCAGCTGCCGTCATACCGCTTTAACCCTGACAGTCACCAGTCTGAGCAGACGCT GTGTGTGGTCTGCTTCAGTGACTTCGAGGTGCGGCAGCTGCTCCGAGTTCTCCCCTGCAACCACGAGTTCCATGCCAAGTGTGTTGACAAGTGGTTGAAG GCCAACCGGACCTGTCCCATTTGCCGGGCGGATGCCTCCGAGGTGCCCAGGGAGGCCGAGTGA
- the Rnf44 gene encoding RING finger protein 44 isoform X3: MLHPATQQSPFMVDLHDQVHQGPVPLSYTVTTVTTQGFPLPASQHIPGCSAQQLPACSVMFSGQHYPLCCLPPPQLIQACTMQQLPVPYHTYPHLISSDHYILHPPPPAPPPQPTHMAPLGQFVSLQTQHPRMPLQRLDNEMDLRGDQHPLGSFTYSTSATGPTLSPSVPLHYLPHDPLHQELSFGVPYSHMMPRRLSTQRYRLQQPLPPPPPPPPPSYYPSFLPYFLSMLPMSPTTVGPTISLDLDVDDVEMENYEALLNLAERLGDAKPRGLTKADIEQLPSYRFNPDSHQSEQTLCVVCFSDFEVRQLLRVLPCNHEFHAKCVDKWLKANRTCPICRADASEVPREAE; the protein is encoded by the exons ATGCTGCACCCAGCCACCCAGCAGAGCCCGTTCATGGTTGATCTCCACGACCAG GTGCACCAGGGACCTGTCCCTCTGTCCTACACAGTCACCACAGTGACAACCCAAGGCTTCCCTTTGCCTGCAAGCCAACATATCCCTGGCTGCAGTGCCCAGCAGCTCCCAGCATGCTCCGTGATGTTCAGTGGGCAGCACTACCCCCTCTGCTGCCTCCCGCCTCCG cagCTGATCCAGGCGTGCACCATGCAGCAGCTCCCCGTGCCCTACCACACCTACCCCCACCTCATCTCCAGTGACCACTACATCCTTCACCCCCCACCACCGGCCCCGCCGCCCCAACCTACCCACATGGCCCCGCTTGGGCAGTTTGTATCCCTGCAGACCCAGCACCCACGTATG CCCCTGCAGCGGCTGGACAATGAGATGGACCTTCGAGGAGATCAGCACCCCTTGGGTAGCTTTACTTACTCCACCTCTGCCACTGGCCCCACCTTGTCGCCTTCAGTGCCCCTTCACTACCTACCCCATGATCCACTGCACCAGGAGCTGTCCTTTGGTGTT CCATATTCCCACATGATGCCACGAAGACTGAGCACACAAAGATACCGCCTGCAACAGCCGCTGCCACCACCCCCACCGCCGCCTCCACCATCGTATTACCCAAGCTTCCTCCCCTACTTCCT TTCAATGCTGCCAATGTCACCAACCACCGTGGGCCCTACCATCAGCCTGGACCTGGATGTGGATGACGTGGAGATGGAGAACTATGAG GCTCTCCTGAACCTGGCTGAGAGGCTAGGAGATGCCAAGCCCCGAGGCCTCACCAAAGCAGACATAGAGCAGCTGCCGTCATACCGCTTTAACCCTGACAGTCACCAGTCTGAGCAGACGCT GTGTGTGGTCTGCTTCAGTGACTTCGAGGTGCGGCAGCTGCTCCGAGTTCTCCCCTGCAACCACGAGTTCCATGCCAAGTGTGTTGACAAGTGGTTGAAG GCCAACCGGACCTGTCCCATTTGCCGGGCGGATGCCTCCGAGGTGCCCAGGGAGGCCGAGTGA